TAAGAACTCAAACATCTCCAGTTCAAATCAGATATATGCAAAAACACAAACCACCATTTAGAATGATATGTCCAGGTAAAGTATATAGACCTGACTACGATATATCACACACACCTATGTTCCACCAAATGGAAGGGTTAATGGTAGGAGAAAATATATCATTTGCTAACTTTAAAGCAATACTTACACAATCATTAAAGAAAATATTCGGAGATACAGAGGTAAGATTCAGACCTCACTTCTTCCCATTTACAGAACCATCAGCAGAAGTGGATATTCAATGTGCTGTATGTAAGGGAAAAGGATGCAGAATGTGTAAAGATAGCGGTTGGGTAGAGATCATGGGATGCGGAATGGTTGACCCTGAAGTATTAAAAGCAGTAGGCTATGACCCAGATGAAGTAAGCGGATTTGCCTTTGGAATGGGTATTGAAAGAGTAGCTATGCTAAGACATGGAATAAATGACTTAAGAGCTTTCTTTGAAAATGATGTAAGATTTTTAAAACAATTTAAGTAATTCTGGAGGAGAATAATGTTAATTTCTTTAGACTGGTTAAAACAGTACGTAGATATAAAAGAGAATTTAAAAGAGCTAGATAACGCCTTGACTATGATTGGTCAAGAGGTTGAAGCTATAGATATTCAAGGTAAAGATCTTGATAATGTAGTAGTAGGACAGATAGTTGAATATGGAAAACACCCAAATTCAGATAGACTTACACTACTTAAAGTAAATGTTGGAAAGGATGAACCATTACAAATCGTATGTGGAGCACCTAACCACAAATTAGGAGATAAGGTAGTAGTTGCAACTATTGGTGCAGTACTTCCTGGAGATTTCAAAATCAAAAAAAGCAAGATAAGAGATGTTGAATCTTTTGGAATGCTTTGCTCAGAAGTAGAATTAGGACTTGGAGAAGATGCAGATGGAATAATTATCCTTCCTGAAGATGCTCCAGTTGGAGAAGAGTATAGAAAATATGCAGGACTTGACGATGTTATATTCGAACTTGAAATAACACCAAATAGACCTGACTGCCTATCTCACATAGGAATAGCAAGAGAAATTGCTGCATACTATGGAAGAAAGGTAAAATACCCAGTAGCAAACTTTACAGAGACTATTGAATCAACTACAAAATACGCTAAAGTAACAGTTGAAGATAAAGAGAGATGTAAAAGATATAGAGGTAGAGTAATCACTAATGTTAAAGTTGGAGAATCTCCTGAATGGCTAAAGAAGAGAATTAGAGCTATGGGAATGCACCCTATTAACAACATAGTGGATATTACAAACTTCGTAATGTTTGAATACAACCAACCAATGCATGCTTTTGACCTTGATAAAGTTGAAAATGGAAGCGTTGTAGTAAGAAGTGCAACACCTGGAGAAAAGATAACTACACTTGATGGTGTTGAAAGAGAATTAAATAACGAAGAGTTAGTTATAGCTAATGATGACAAGGCTATTGCAATAGCAGGAATCATAGGAGGAGTGGAAACAGAGATCACTTCTGAAACTAAGAATATATTCCTTGAAGTAGCAAATTTTGAGCCTTCAAATATAAGAAAAACTGCCAGAAGATTAGGTGTTACTACTGAATCTTCATACAGAAATGAAAGAGGAATGGACCCTGAGGGAGTAGCAGAAGCAAGTGACAGAGCTGTAGCTCTAATTGTTGAAATAGCTGGTGGAGAGGTTCTTGACGGAGCTATTGACAGATATGTTGAAAAACCTCAAAAATTCGAAATTCCTTTAAGCTTTGAAAAATTAAACAAATTCGTTGGAAAGGAAATATCTGAAGATGTAGTTGGTAAGATATTAAGTAACCTTGGATTAGGAATTAAAAAACTATCTCAGGATACTATAATAGTAACACCACCTTCATTTAGAGGAGACCTTACAAGAACTGCAGATATCTATGAAGAGATTATCAGAATGTATGGATTTGACAATATTGAAGCTATTATGCCAGTAGAAAATATTCAAGCTGGAACAAGAGAACCAAATGTTGAATTAACTGATGAAGCTAAGAAAATCATAAGAGAGATAGGATTACAAGAGGTAGTAAACTACTCATTTATTCCTAGAAATGCAGTGGAAATCTTAAATATAAAGGACCCAGTTATCAATATAAGCAACCCATTAAGTGAAGATATGGCTATATTAAGACCAACACTTATGTGGAGCTTACTTGCAAATATAAGAGACAACATAAACAGAAACCAATTTGATTTAAGACTTGCAGAAGTATCTAGAATATTCACACCTGGAGAAAAACTTGCAAATGAAGAGTTAAGAATCTGTATAGGACTTGCTGGAAGACCAGAAAGAACTCTATGGAATCCAAAACCAGAATCATATGATTTCTACACAATAAAAGGATATGTTGAAAAGGTAATGGACTTCCTTGGAATAGCAAGATACAGACTTTCTAGAACAACTGATGCTAACTTCCACCCAGGAAGAAGTGCAGAGATCTCTATTGGAAATGATGTAGTTGGAGTATTTGGAGAGATCCACCCAGACGTTCAGGAAAAAATGGAAATCAAAAGAGAAAGAGTGTATATTGCAGAGTTAAATCTTGCAAAACTTGCTAAATACAGAAAGAAAACTATAAAATATGAAAGCATTGTTAAATATCCAGAAGTAACAAGAGACTTAGCTATCGTTCTTGATAGAGATGTACTTGTTGGAGATATGGTAGATGCAATAAAAAGAGTATCACCTCTAATTGAAAAAGTTGATATATTTGACGTATATCAAGGTGAGAAGATAGATGCAGATAAGAAATCAGCAGCTATAAGCATTGTACTTAGAAATAAAACTAAGACACTTGATGAAAAAGAGATCAATGGAGTAATTGAAAAAGTTCTTGCTCTAATTGCAAAAGAATACAAAGGACAAATTAGACAATAACTGTTATAGAGTGGAAAAAGCTGGGAGAGTGAAAGCTTTCTCCACTCTTTCTTTTTTATAAACTCAGGGAGTTTTGATGAAAAGAGAGAATAATATAGATGGATTGAGAGTCCTTGCATGCTTTATGGTGATAATAATCCATTTGGCATCTGACTATATAGTTGACTATATGGAGATAGGTGGAAGTTATTTTACCTGGGCAAATATATATGACTCAATGTGCAGAGTAGCAGTACCCCTATTTGTAATAATAAGTGGACGGTATGCTCTTTGGGATCAAGGTAATATTGATTATAAAGAATATTATAAAAAGGTATGGAAAAAGATATATATTCCCACTCTTATATGGAGTGTAGTGTATTTTGGATTTTTCTATTTACAGATTTATATAAAGGGAGATAAAAACTGGTGGTTACCAGTAAAGGCATTTTATGAAGGAGCACCATACTATCATATGTGGTACCTTTATATGTGCATAGGTCTTTACCTTCTAACACCTTTCCTTATAAGGCTACGCTTTAAAATAGGAGAGGAGAATTTTAGAAAATTAGGTTATACATTTTTAATATTTGGAATAATTCTTGTGGCGACACAGGAGCTACTTATAAAAATCAGATTTTATGAGAGAGATGATATGTTGAGGTATCTTAAATATTTCTGGTACTTTAACTATTTCAGATTTTTAAACTATATAGGCTATTTTATCCTGGGATACTCATTAAAAGATGTAAAGGTTAGCCGGAATTGGGGACTGGCAGGTACATTTTTATCCCTGGGAAGTATGTGTGTTGCTATGCAATATACAAAATCTGTGATAGTCTATAACTATAACCTGCCTTTTGTGGCAGGAGGAGCTTTTTTGCTCTATTTCACTTTTAACAATTTAAAATTTGGCTACAATTTTAAAAACCTAGCTGGACACACATTTAATGTATATCTGGTTCACGCTATGATTATAACTGTGCTAACCTTTGTGATAAGATGGCTTTTAGGCATCTATCCAAGTCCAGTGTGGTTTATCCCTCTAGGTGGAGGGTTTGTATTTATTGCGTCTTTATTATTTTCTATAGGGTTGGAGAAAATATTGAGGTATATAAAATAAAAGTGGAGGTAGTATATGGATACGTTAAAGGAATTATTTAAGATTGGAAATGGACCATCGAGTTCCCATACAATGGGACCAGAAAGAGCAGCTAGAAGATTTAAGGAGAAAAATCCAGATGCTGTAAGATTTGAAGTTGAGCTATATGGATCACTTGCACTTACAGGTAAAGGGCACTTAACAGACTGGATAATCAAGAAAACACTTATCCCTGCACCTACAGAGATCATATGGAAACCTGAGTATATTCACCCTTATCACCCAAATGGAATGTTGTTTAGAGCTTACGATGGGCACGATAAGAAGATTGATGAATGGCTGGTATTCTCAGTTGGTGGAGGAACAATAATGGAACTTAACCAGGCGAGACATGGTGGAAGTAAGGTATATAACTTCAATAAGATGTCTCAGATTAAACAGTGGTGTAATGAGAACCAGAAAGAGCTTTGGGAATATGTAGTTGAATGTGAAGGAGAGGGAATATTTGACTATCTTATCCAAATCTGGGAAGCTATGGAAGATGCAGTACAAAGAGGTATAGTGGCAACAGGAGTACTTCCAGGAACACTTAAATACCCAAGAAAAGCATCTATATTCTATAGAAAATCAAGAGCAAATCACACTAAGAGTGGATTTGTTGGAAGAATATTTGCTTACTCACTTGCAGTTGCAGAGGAAAATGGAAGTGGAGGAAGAGTAGTTACAGCTCCTACATGTGGATCTTGTGGAGTAATACCTGGACTTCTATATGCAATGAAAGAGGAGTATGAAATAGATGAAAAGGATATCTTAAAAGGACTTGCAATAGCAGGAATAATAGGTAACCTTATTAAAGAAAATGCAACAATTTCAGGAGCTGAAGGTGGATGTCAGGCTGAAGTTGGATCAGCATGTTCAATGGCTGCAGCAATGGCTTGTTTCCTATTAGGAGGAAGCCTAGACCAGATAGAATATGCAGCAGAAATGGCACTTGAACACCACTTAGGACTGACTTGTGACCCTGTAGGAGGATATGTACAGGTTCCATGTATTGAAAGAAACGCAGCTGCAGCATCAAGAGCACTTGAATCAGCAGTATATTGTCTGTATACAGATGGAAAAAACAGAGTTACCTTTGACCAGGTAGTACTTACTATGGGTCAAACAGGTAAGGATATGAAAGAAGAATATAGAGAAACATCTCTAGGAGGACTTGCTAAATTTACATTTAATGCAACATGCTAGGGAGAAAAGAAGGAGAAAATTAACAGATGAAGTTGGTAGTAGGACTGGGAAATCCAGGGAGCAAATATGAGCACACAAGACATAATGTTGGTTTTGATGTACTTGGAAAACTTCAGGATAAACTTGGAGTAACAAATGAAAGAGAAAAATTTCAGGGACTGATAAGTGAGGCAAATGTAAATGGAGAGAAGGTTTTACTTTTAAAACCTCAGACATTTATGAATCTCAGTGGAAATTCAATAATTGAAGTTGTAAATTTCTATAAATTGGATCCTGCACATGATCTTATTGTTATATATGACGATATG
The nucleotide sequence above comes from Fusobacterium sp. DD2. Encoded proteins:
- the pheS gene encoding phenylalanine--tRNA ligase subunit alpha — protein: MKEKVAQLRDTAGLSISKAESLQQLDEIRVKLLGKKGALTEISKGMRDVAPEDRPAMGQLVNETREFISKALDEKNAELKEKEKNERLAQEVIDITLPGKRNVLGTTHPITETMDFMKEIFIEMGFDIADGPEVEEVALNFDALNIPETHPSRDITDTFYINEDVVLRTQTSPVQIRYMQKHKPPFRMICPGKVYRPDYDISHTPMFHQMEGLMVGENISFANFKAILTQSLKKIFGDTEVRFRPHFFPFTEPSAEVDIQCAVCKGKGCRMCKDSGWVEIMGCGMVDPEVLKAVGYDPDEVSGFAFGMGIERVAMLRHGINDLRAFFENDVRFLKQFK
- the pheT gene encoding phenylalanine--tRNA ligase subunit beta, whose translation is MLISLDWLKQYVDIKENLKELDNALTMIGQEVEAIDIQGKDLDNVVVGQIVEYGKHPNSDRLTLLKVNVGKDEPLQIVCGAPNHKLGDKVVVATIGAVLPGDFKIKKSKIRDVESFGMLCSEVELGLGEDADGIIILPEDAPVGEEYRKYAGLDDVIFELEITPNRPDCLSHIGIAREIAAYYGRKVKYPVANFTETIESTTKYAKVTVEDKERCKRYRGRVITNVKVGESPEWLKKRIRAMGMHPINNIVDITNFVMFEYNQPMHAFDLDKVENGSVVVRSATPGEKITTLDGVERELNNEELVIANDDKAIAIAGIIGGVETEITSETKNIFLEVANFEPSNIRKTARRLGVTTESSYRNERGMDPEGVAEASDRAVALIVEIAGGEVLDGAIDRYVEKPQKFEIPLSFEKLNKFVGKEISEDVVGKILSNLGLGIKKLSQDTIIVTPPSFRGDLTRTADIYEEIIRMYGFDNIEAIMPVENIQAGTREPNVELTDEAKKIIREIGLQEVVNYSFIPRNAVEILNIKDPVINISNPLSEDMAILRPTLMWSLLANIRDNINRNQFDLRLAEVSRIFTPGEKLANEELRICIGLAGRPERTLWNPKPESYDFYTIKGYVEKVMDFLGIARYRLSRTTDANFHPGRSAEISIGNDVVGVFGEIHPDVQEKMEIKRERVYIAELNLAKLAKYRKKTIKYESIVKYPEVTRDLAIVLDRDVLVGDMVDAIKRVSPLIEKVDIFDVYQGEKIDADKKSAAISIVLRNKTKTLDEKEINGVIEKVLALIAKEYKGQIRQ
- a CDS encoding acyltransferase family protein encodes the protein MKRENNIDGLRVLACFMVIIIHLASDYIVDYMEIGGSYFTWANIYDSMCRVAVPLFVIISGRYALWDQGNIDYKEYYKKVWKKIYIPTLIWSVVYFGFFYLQIYIKGDKNWWLPVKAFYEGAPYYHMWYLYMCIGLYLLTPFLIRLRFKIGEENFRKLGYTFLIFGIILVATQELLIKIRFYERDDMLRYLKYFWYFNYFRFLNYIGYFILGYSLKDVKVSRNWGLAGTFLSLGSMCVAMQYTKSVIVYNYNLPFVAGGAFLLYFTFNNLKFGYNFKNLAGHTFNVYLVHAMIITVLTFVIRWLLGIYPSPVWFIPLGGGFVFIASLLFSIGLEKILRYIK
- a CDS encoding L-serine ammonia-lyase; this encodes MDTLKELFKIGNGPSSSHTMGPERAARRFKEKNPDAVRFEVELYGSLALTGKGHLTDWIIKKTLIPAPTEIIWKPEYIHPYHPNGMLFRAYDGHDKKIDEWLVFSVGGGTIMELNQARHGGSKVYNFNKMSQIKQWCNENQKELWEYVVECEGEGIFDYLIQIWEAMEDAVQRGIVATGVLPGTLKYPRKASIFYRKSRANHTKSGFVGRIFAYSLAVAEENGSGGRVVTAPTCGSCGVIPGLLYAMKEEYEIDEKDILKGLAIAGIIGNLIKENATISGAEGGCQAEVGSACSMAAAMACFLLGGSLDQIEYAAEMALEHHLGLTCDPVGGYVQVPCIERNAAAASRALESAVYCLYTDGKNRVTFDQVVLTMGQTGKDMKEEYRETSLGGLAKFTFNATC
- the pth gene encoding aminoacyl-tRNA hydrolase: MKLVVGLGNPGSKYEHTRHNVGFDVLGKLQDKLGVTNEREKFQGLISEANVNGEKVLLLKPQTFMNLSGNSIIEVVNFYKLDPAHDLIVIYDDMDLPVGKLRIKEKGSSGGHNGIKSIISHLGDQFLRIKCGIGKSQYDTVDYVLGQFSKEEREEVDKMMDSAVSCAVDMINDVKLQNIMQKYNKK